In Paramormyrops kingsleyae isolate MSU_618 chromosome 11, PKINGS_0.4, whole genome shotgun sequence, the genomic window TGCATGGGTGGGGGAGGCAGGGAACACGGACAGCATGCTGTGGGGGGGAGACAGcgagggagatggggggggggcgcgtgtGCAGAGAGGGAGACTCACCCCCATGCTGTGAGAGAGCTGCTCCGCGGTCAGGCTCAGGCTGTAGTGATGAGCCTCCAGCCGCCTGCATTGGCTCTGAAGCACCTGCCTCTCAATGCTTTGCTCTGGGAgatatggggggaggggtgggggggggacaaggcCTGGTGCTCATTACCATCGCAGCAGACAGCCCCAGTCGTGCAGGCTAAGCGCTAATCACCCGAGAGTGGGCCAGCCATGCCCCAGGCATCCAGGCTACAGAACCGGGTCTCATTAGTGCGCAGGAAGAgggtgtgcatgtgcgtgtgtgcgtgcatgtgtgtgcgcgtgtgtccTCGTGTGTGTATACGtttctgtgtgcatgtttaTATACGACTGTCTCTGGAAAGAGAAGGTATCTGAGCACTAATACCTTCTGGAAGCTGTTGGTACAAAACGATGCCAGTGGGTCGCTTCAGGACTGGCAAAACCTCACACGCTCCAGTTTACATCCATAAACTGTTCAGAAATTACGCTTTCATTTCTCAAACCGTGAAGCACCTGGCATCTTAAGATCCAAATATTTTAATCATATGAGCCAGAAAACAGGCACATCGAGATCCTGTTTCAAATAGTGAGCAgtaattaaaaaacacattgtATTTagcatattattatttattattaatgaacATAAAATGTGTGAAGTGAGTTGAACAGTGCCCTCTGGTGTTCAGAGGGAGGAACACCACCTGCTCGTCCCAAGCTGCCATATGGGCTGATTAAGGCAGAGGAGGGAAGGCATTGCTGCCCTCAGGGTGGCAACACTCCTCTCCTTCTCATGGAGCAGCACGGAGACACTTATGTCAGAATAAAATTAGCAGCTGACATTAAGAGGGAGATGAGGATTCAGCACCGTCTCGCGATCGGCAGCTTGAACGGCCCCCGGATTCGGCGGCTGTCCTCCGAAAGCCCCTCTCACCTTCCATGTACTCCTGGTAGGCCTCAAAGATGGCCTCAATGCCCTGCCACCGTGGACTCTGcacctcctcatcctcctcctcatcttcctcgTCTCCGGAGTCTTCCTCGTCGGACAGCTCTTCCCGGCGAGGCGGCAGTGGGCAGTGCTGCCCGTTGGCCTGCGCTGGGGGCTGTCGGCCGGGGGGGGCCTGCAGCTCGGGAATGTTGTAGTGCACCGAGGTGTCTAGTTTGTGACTGGGCTCGGCCAAGATGGCGGCGGCCCCTAGTGAAAACAAAAAGGAAGGAAGGCTATTAGAGGCTGGATATGTTCACAAGACAGCAGGAGGCAGGCGGCGGGGGGGATGGGCGGAGTATGAACCTTTGTGCTTCTGCAGTGCCTTCTGGGTAGACTGTAACACAGACTCGTGGAACTGCTGTGCAAACTCCTCGGCCGTGACACTCTCCCACGGCTTGGTCTTGCCATTGAGGCTGTGGGGGCCGTCCTTCATGCTGAGGGGGGGCCGGATGCTGCTCAGGAGGCTGGGGTTCTTCTTGGCGGACGGGCCCTCGCTCGGCTTAGGCTtctcgaggggggggggcggggcgggctCCTTGGCCCGTGGACCGTCGCCTGACACCCGCCGCTGCTCAGCTGGGGCCTCGGGGGGCGGGGGACTGGGGGGTCCCGCATTGAGCTGCCTGTCAGATTCGCCGGAGGGCGGGGCTGCTGTGGGCCctggcgggggggaggggggaggcacaTGCTCAGTGCGTTACAGATGGAGATGTCAGTACTGCAAGGCACATCTGTCCCTGACACACATACAGCCAGCAGGTGCCGAGACAGAGAGGggtagggtgtgtgtgtgtgtgtgtgtgtgtgtgtgtgtgtatatatgtgtatgtctgtgtctgtgtgtgtatatgtctgtctgtgtgtgtgtgtgtttgtgtgtgtgtatatatgtgtatgtctgtgtgtgtgtgtgtatatgtctgtctgtgtgtgtgtgtgtttgtgtgtatatgtctgtctgtgtgtgtgtgtgtgtctgtgtgtgtttgtgtgtgtgtatatatgtgtatgtctgtgtgtgtgtgtgtgtgtgtatatgtgtgtgtgtgtatatgtctgtctgtgtgcgtgtgtgtgtctgtgtgtgtttgtgtgtgtgtatatatgtgtatgtctgtgtgtgtgtgtctgtgtgtgtgtgtatatgtctgtgtgtgtgtgtgtttgtgtgtgtgtatatatgtgtatgtctgtgtgtgtgtctgtgtgtgtgtgtatatgtctgtgtgtgtgtatgtgtgtgtgtctgtgtgtgtgtatatgtctgtgtgtgtgtgtgtttgtatatatgtgtatgtctgtgtgtgtgtgtctgtgtgtctgtgtgtgtgtgtgtgtatatgtctgtctgtgtgtgtgtttgtgtgtgtgtatatatgtgcatgtctgtgtgtgtgtgtgtatgtctgtctgtgtgtgtttgtgtgtgtgtgtgtgtgtttatatgtgtatgtctgtgtgtgtgtgtgtgtgtctgtgtgtgtgtatgtctgtgtgtgtgtgtgtatatatgtgtatgtctgtgtgtgtgtgtgtctgtgtgtatgtctgtgtgtgtgtgtttgtgtgtgtgtatatatgtgtatgtctgtgtgtgtgtgtctgtgtgtgtgtatatgtctgtgtgtgtgtgtgtttgtgtgtgtgtatatatgtgtatgtctgtgtgtgtgtatatgtctgtctgtctgtgtgtttgtgtgtgtgtatatatgtgtatgtctgtgtgtgtgtgtgtctgtgtgtgtgtatatgtctgtgtgtgtgtttgtgtgtgtgtatatatgtgtatgtctgtgtgtgtgtgtgtttgtgtgtgtgtatatatgtgcatgtctgtgtgtgtgtgtgtgtgtatgtctgtctgtgtgtgtgtgtatatgtctgtctgtatgtgtgtgtttgtgtgtgtgtttatatgtgtatgtctgtgtgtgtgtgtctgtgtgtgtgtatgtctgtctgtgtgtgtgtgtgtgtatatatgtgtatgtctgtgtgtgtgtgtgtctgtgtgtatgtctgtctgtgtgtgtgtttgtgtgtgtgtgtgtgtttgtgtgtgtgtgcatgcgcgcACGCATAAGGCTCCTACCAGGCTGTGGGGCTGTCGGGCTCTTGCAGAGAGGCTGAGGCGTGTGTCTGATGGAGTCCAGGGTCACCGTCTTGTGTTTTATTGCGTGAAGAAGCTCTGCAACCTTCTCGTTGTCTGCAGGAAGGGGTGGAGTCTGTGTCACTGACTGCTAACCCAGCCAATCGGGTCAGCAGAACCTGCTGAGCTCAGAACCGCCCAAATTATCCATATAAACACAAGCAGACAAGTACACATCGGCGCCATCAGATGTCCACTTGACGTTTTACTGTGCATGGAATATGCCCCATTCTCCATCTCGACACCATATCACATCTGACCAATAAATAGATGTTTTATGAAGTCATGTATGTAACTAGTATTTTTGTTTGTACTAGTAAATATCTGACAACTAGTTAACAACTCATGATGGCAGATTACTTTATATCACTAATACTAACAATGTTGATAGCTAGATAGCTAACTAACATCACTTAATTCTGAATATAAAGAGATTTCTCCCTACCTTGTTGACACTGACATATCTGCCTCTCTGACCATGTcagtccatttaaaacattaaaacccTTTACTGACAGCTGCGTAAAGATTTCTATTGGCGGTGCTAAATGTTTctcattaaataattttatgtttattctgtattttctgagaaaatgttttttcgTGCTGCTGAGATTTTTGTAGATGCATATTTTTCTTCGGACAGTGATGATGCTCAGGTTAGATGTCTAACGATTCCATGCATCCCATAATATTTCATTGTTGATATGGCAGAAGTAGTTGGCCTACCTCTCCTCTGCTGGATGTTGACATGGGACAGGCTGAACATGGTGAGGAACTTCTTCTTGTCCTCCAGCTCAGGGGCACTGTTCATCTGCTCAGCCGTGAAACGGGTGCTGAGGGGGGGCACGGACGGAGCCGGCCGCTTGATCTGCACGGCCGGGGGGGAGTGGCTCCGCTCGCGAAGCATtcgcctcctcttcctcctcttctgcTGCAGCAGCTCGTCGCGGTGGGAGCGCGTGGTCAGGCCGAACATGTGCAGGAACTCCAgcttctgtggggggggggggggatggagtgCAGGAGATGGAGTCAGAGGAGCCAAGCAAGGCTTCCGATAGGTTACAAAGACAGAGGGCAGTTGAGGAGGCGGGGCAAGTACAGTTTAGGAGAACAAAAGGAATTTATCCCAGCAGCCTTCTGTGCGCGTGCGTCTAACATGTGCCTGTGAAAATGACGTCCACGTCTTTGTGTGGGAGGAGCTAAACCCATTTCTGCATCCATGTCTACATCTATACCCCGATGAGCTATTAAAGTGTGTGATCACCTCTAccgacacgggggggggggggggttacctctGAGGAGTCATCCAGCTTGAGGGGGGGCTGTTCCGCTACCCGACGTAGATGTGCCCGCACCTCCTCCTCATCGCTCTCGTCATAGGAGTCGTCAAGGTCATAATAGTAGCCTGTTGGGGGAGGGTGGTTGTTATGCAGACATCTGACAGGCCCAGCGGAAAAacacgcccccccctccccccaaacccATATCCCCCCAGTGGCAAGACTGTGTGCTGACCCGctgtgcctgctctgcctgtcaGACACCATCTTAATTAGCTGGGTCAAGCAGCAAGGTGGGGGGACAGAGGGGGGAGAGGAGGACGTGCTGGGAGAGAGAGCGAAAGGgagcaaaggaaaaaaagacCAGCGATGGAGGGTAGGTGACGGATGGAGGGCACAGGGACTCCTGCTGTGGAAGCTCACCTTTCTCCTTGGcctccctcctcttcctctcctctAGGTCCAGCTTGCTGACCAGCCGGCGGTGCTGCTGTAGGAACTCGTCGTACACCAGCATAGGGTCGACCCCTGGCCGGGGAGGCCCCTGCAGTCCCCTGGGGGGGCCGCCGGGTTTATGAGGGCCGCTCAAGTCGGCGTACTGGCTGTGTAGGGACaatggcgccctctgctggctgagGAAGGTCTGTGCAGACCTCTCCAACTCCGCGAGGAATGTGCCAGACTCTGGGATGCCGGGCCCCCTAATGGACACCCCCTTCTCGGCTCCCTCCTTCCTCTTGCCCCCATCGTCCGCCTTTTCTGGGTGCTCCAGTTTGCTCAGGGATAGGGGGGGCCGGCTCAGGTCGAAGTTGCCCAGGCCCAGGGACTCGTGGTTGCGCCGGGAGTCGGaggcagtgtcgatgagggagGCCGGGTTCCACAGGGttgtgggcggggccaggggcTTGGGCGATATGAGGGGCGGCGGTGCTCCAAGATGGGGGAGGACGTCTCGGCTGCCTGAGTCATGGTGGTTTGTAAGGGGCCTGCGACGGGGTGGGACAGACACCCgcatcagaaaagcagcatCCAGCGTAGCGACACGCGGTGaagcccctccctcacacctTATGTGCATGCGTGCGGAAACGGGTTCATCTCAGCCCGGGAAACCGAGGTTGGGGGGGCGCCTTTCAAAGCACTTTAATTTAAAAGGATCCCCGCAAAAACCGCAGGATAACAAGCGGCTTTTAAGGGTTAGCGACAGCCATGCAGCTCGGCGTGCCGGAGGAGGCGGTTAATTAAAGAGTTATCTGCCACCCGGAGCGGCCGCCTTAATCAGAGCTCTGGAGGCGCGGCCCGTGCCTCTCTTTGCTAAGCGTGGCCCCCGCGCACAGTGCCGGGGAACAATCTCATTATCAGGCAGGATtacaggcgggggggggggcggggtgcagCTGCATCGGCCCCCGAATTAAAGTATTAATTAGGGCTGACCTCAATAACGGCATGCAGACCAGGCCAAGAGCGGACAAATCACAgctcctgggggggtggggaggtgggggtgggtatCATTCATGGGAAAAGGAAGTGGGATTTTAACACTTTATGCGGGCAGGGAGGATGGAGAGAAAATCGGCCATTTTGAGGCTGCTCTGCAGTCCCCTGCCTTTAAACCCACACGGCTAATTAATCCTCACAATGAGaaccagcgccccccccccccagccgccaTGGTGACGATGAGGCCCGACAGTAGAGGTGACGCCCACAGGTTCTGGATGCTCGGCCCAACCGGATCAGACGTCAGCAGGACGGATAGCAGATAACGGGGGCGGATAATGCAGCGGAAAGGcgggctgacccccccccccagggtacGAGGGCGCGGAGCCAGACGGCCGACTTACCGGTGTCCCTCCGCCCGCGGGTCTGCCCCCTCGCCGGGCCGGCCCAGGTCCAGGTGCTGCTCCAGGAGCTGCTGCCGGAACTCGGACACCTGGTACTGGCGGTCCTCCTTCTCCTGCCGCAGTTTGCGCTGCCGCGCCAGCCAGCGCTCCTCCTCATTGGCGCGCTGCAGCATCATGGCAGCCGCCAGGGCCCCCGATGCCGCCCCTCCCGGCCCCAGGTAGGCGCCGTGGGCAGAGAGCAGGCCGGGCATGGCGTGGTGGGCGGCGGCCAGGGCGGGGTGCAGGGGGGGCTGCACAGGCTTGGGGGCGGGCAGGAGGGCCTCTTTGGTTTTATCTGGCAGATGGGGGCGGAAAGAAAGGCGCGTAAGTACCAGACCGAGCCGATGGGCCGCAATCTGGTGGGTCCCGACAGCTCTGAGAAAATGAGCGAGCGGCCGTGTGTCacggcagagagagagagagagcacagcGCCGGCGCCGTGACACGGCAGGGGGGAGGAAACCCCTCCCTTTTTATAGCATCTCACAGCGAGAAAGCAGCTAATAATGCACTCGCCGTAAAGAGTTTCCGTGCCAGGAGCGGAAGGCTGCAGGTGACGGGGAGAGCAGGAGAGTAAAaataggatgggggggggggggggggcatcgcaGTGCAGCACGAGGCCGGCTACACGTGCCACCTGCGCTCGGCCGGGGCAGGACAAGGCGAGGCACTAACACACCCTGGGCCCCCCCCAGGTACAAAGGGACTCATTCTGTAACTGTGGGTGAGGAACAGAACTGAAATACTAATGGGCAACATCTAACACAGCAAACTAATTATTCATAGtaataatgatgattattaacaataaacaatgataataataacaacaaaacaacagtattattattgttgttggtgAGCTTTTGTAATTAGAGATTTGTTTAGaaaaacaaagacagaaaaacaCGGCAGGTTACTGATCTCAGGACAGCAGGGTTGTGCCATGGGCTCGAGCCCTTATAGTACGGCACCCACAttagagtgggggggggggggatgcgccAGTGAGTTCAGCTGGAAAATGCTTAACCAGAATGGCCTTGACCCCCCAGGAGTCGTGACACCTGGCCGGCTGGCGGTCGGCCCCCCCCTGGCTTTGTGGCTCCACACAGACAGTATAGTAAGGTGGCGAAGCTAATGCTGATGCTAACGCTGCGTTCCATTTGGACCCGTAACTGGTAAATTCCAAGTTCCTAGTCGGAAATCTCAAGTCGGCATTCCGAACAGGAAGGGATGGACACAACCCCGagctcagaatccaagatggctgcgccctttatcaacagaagttgaagctgtagttttataccGTTTGTTAGCACTTTAGCACTTGCATCTTAtgtgtggctcattaaatcggcaGCACGCACAGTACTGTCCAGCCGCTATCTGTGGCCGTGTGGCTTTGGTGTTTTTACGTGGAAAAATAGCACATAATGTGTTGGTAGCCACTGATATTGCTACCAATTAACTGGGCTggaactggggcctgtttcattAAGCAGAATTTCTTGCTTAACTGGACAACTTGTCAGAATTACGGTACTGTGAGCTAAATGTAACATAAAGGCCAGTTAAACTGGGGTAAATTAAATCCAgataagcaagaaatcttgcttttttaAACGGGTGCTGGTACTGCTAGATGACTTTCCGGCTCGCTGTACTGAAACGCTGTTAACTCgtgtgtgtgatgtcattcccagtTTCGAGTTCtgacctccgaggtaaatgggACGCAGCATAACACTGAGGCGTCACACCTGGCCGGTTGGGGGTCGGCCCCTCCCTGGCTTTGGCTCCACAGAGACAGTACAGTAAGGCGGTCATGCTAACGCTGAGGCGTCACACCTGAACGGTTGGGGGTCAGCCGCTCGCTGGCCTTGGCTCTGTCCTCTGCCGGTCCCCGGACGCTGTGCAGATCTGTCAGGTAGTGACTCTCCATGGCTTTGGAggcctgcagctccttctcacGGGCGCGCTCCTTCAGCCTCTCGGCCTCGCGCTCCCGCTCACGTTCCCGCTCACGCTCCCgttctcgctctctctcccgcTCCCGCTCCAGTTCCTTCTCACGCTCTCGCTCTCGCTCCCGCTCCCGTTCTCGCTCCCGCTCAGCCTCGcgctccctctccttctcccgCTCACGTTCCCGCTCCCGCTCACGCAGACGCAGCTCATCTTCCATCTGGagcctgttgggggggggggggggggggcagttggggGTTTGAGGGGGGAGAGACACCACGGGGCGTGAGACCTTCCAGAAGCTGCAGGGATGTCACGGGTGTGTGACAAGCGGCGAGCGGGCGTGTCAGAGTAGTGCTGTGCTGGCAGAAGACACTGCGGGCGACGGTAGGACCGGCGTTTAACCAGGAGGAGGCGCTGCCAGCAGAGCGGGACGCAGGAGTGGTCCTGCCAGTCACGGAGCTTCTCAACTGACAGGTAATAACTGCCGGATAGCTGCTAAAAATACCAAGGTGAAATGCTGTCACACCCCCGCAGTGTGAGATTACAGTGCCTAGCAGGGCGTGGGGAATGCGTGTGTGTCACAGATAaaatgagagagaaagaaagagggTTGAAAAATGAAAGACCTGGATCAGCACAGCTGTATGTGTATGTCTTGGTGGAtgtatgcggggggggggggtgggattacCTCTCAGACTGCAGGGCTGCCAGGTCTCCCGGGTAACGCATTCCGGGCAGGTGCATGTGCATGGCGGAGTGGTGCAGGGTTGGCAGGGCGCCCCCCGCTGCCAGGGGATAGAAAGGCGAGCGCAGTGAGGACAGGCAGAACGAGTCATCCATCCTGGGGGCAAGAGACACAGGTCAGTGCTGCGCGGCAGGAGTGCGTCCTCAAACCACGAGGCTCTGACCGCTGCCGTCACATGGGGCGAGAAATCCTAGTAttctttttaacttttattaGTGTGTAACTCCTCAAAAGCCTTAGGCCCACCTGTATGCGGAGAATGAGGGGTGGGGCAGGTAGCTGGGGTGGTAGTATGCGGCGGCGGCGGCCGCAGCCGTGGCGGGATCCAGGCCCAGGGGCAGTGAGGGCATGCGCAGCTCCTCCGCCGTGGCATAGGGCCTGAAGCTGCGCAGGTACTCCTCCGGGACgcctccagggggcgccacgTGGGAAATCTGCCGAGGCAGGCTGCAGGGGGGGTGGAGTATGCGAACAGGACCGTTACAATGAATAAATCAGTTGGTTatctccgggggggggggtgggctggctCGGCGACTCACTTCAGGGGCTGGAATCGGGAGTCCTGTACGACGGATCCGGGGGCCAGGCCAAAGGCGTAGGGGTTTCCGATCAGGTGGGCGGGCACGGAGGGCCCCCCCTTCTCCTGGGCTAGGGCGGGCTCTGTGCCTAGACGGTCCCGGGACGCCCCCCGAGGGCCGGAATCAGCCTGTGGAGACATGAGCGCAGGCCTTCAGCTGCCACGTTCCCCTGCGCCTGTGACCGACACGCCTGTCGAAGGACGCGAAAGCCGCCTCGGACCCCGGAAGGTCGCACTGGGGAAGTACTGAGCGACGATGAAAGACGGGGGGGCGACCCTGAGGCGCCTGGCTGTACCCCCCAACAGGTGCCATTAGTGCACGTCACGAT contains:
- the gse1b gene encoding genetic suppressor element 1 isoform X4; translated protein: MNDPRDKDLTPVPRKRRLMAAVLPGEESALPGDGPRLDRNGIGLIYCFVCGNGVTAGKELKLQVRHRRDKDPFFPFLQHQEPAPGAAEVAADGCVLVCAVCHCFLGEQWNSFERSRTPLEKRMYWLKRPYQCDSRRVPQDWDASYDLEQRVSTGSRHCDATDSDSSTFSDNDNASDRELDFIGRAGASKEKSFRLSGYRDGAGKNCGVSVKNSPDSQRLLRCTAQDSLKSDGTSSPRGSAQMINHASLSAASLVSPHDRQPLRRYDTPPADATMQDNGIIIRNKHWMPEGIAKHLDLLQQAADGSRYLLGRKNHMAADAVDACSPAGVARKKSEGAGHSSSDSDSDEINITSEDDLDVFDNGSRTEGGGARSRCPGTQRSPGPKARGGSGAVEECVCYICGSRLSQCGQFRVYVQKQERAVDEPFFPFLWLHNAPPEAAPLSPGGGTLVCATCHASLIQQWQGFELASVPVLQRLYVVPLNASAVGTSPHSGGSQGAPEPSSEACFLCGQECGSDMRVACVQAGVGKARGTMHFPFIGLLPRPPNARGVRDGQVHCCAVCHSILEDLWAAYRLCLSEELIASVGPFLGRYHQVISMDPPRSGPRTGLACVCYLCGAKLDAGGEFQLSVNPPGRRGEREPFFPFLTVQPPAPHAKPVDPTGLVSTCALCYHDLRAQWALHEGRLDQPASSPWSRQYSCDTFVCFFCRQERRRCLGLREVQVARLPVFLYAPRGGRTLVVDDGKKLIIGSCVDCKAMVLAGQAMSQNSLLGISSPLAKHKHSSLAPEPVAGCSKTSDSAPQPSAVGGTREEGHASLTGVSSAPSAHSVSETDRADRPPSRSSISSESSPVSSPATNHSSPVSTPKRGPMGPIIVPPGGHTVPSTPPVVTIAPTKTVNGLWRSESRQADSGPRGASRDRLGTEPALAQEKGGPSVPAHLIGNPYAFGLAPGSVVQDSRFQPLNLPRQISHVAPPGGVPEEYLRSFRPYATAEELRMPSLPLGLDPATAAAAAAAYYHPSYLPHPSFSAYRMDDSFCLSSLRSPFYPLAAGGALPTLHHSAMHMHLPGMRYPGDLAALQSERLQMEDELRLREREREREREKEREREAEREREREREREREREKELEREREREREREREREREREREAERLKERAREKELQASKAMESHYLTDLHSVRGPAEDRAKASERLTPNRSDKTKEALLPAPKPVQPPLHPALAAAHHAMPGLLSAHGAYLGPGGAASGALAAAMMLQRANEEERWLARQRKLRQEKEDRQYQVSEFRQQLLEQHLDLGRPGEGADPRAEGHRPLTNHHDSGSRDVLPHLGAPPPLISPKPLAPPTTLWNPASLIDTASDSRRNHESLGLGNFDLSRPPLSLSKLEHPEKADDGGKRKEGAEKGVSIRGPGIPESGTFLAELERSAQTFLSQQRAPLSLHSQYADLSGPHKPGGPPRGLQGPPRPGVDPMLVYDEFLQQHRRLVSKLDLEERKRREAKEKGYYYDLDDSYDESDEEEVRAHLRRVAEQPPLKLDDSSEKLEFLHMFGLTTRSHRDELLQQKRRKRRRMLRERSHSPPAVQIKRPAPSVPPLSTRFTAEQMNSAPELEDKKKFLTMFSLSHVNIQQRRDNEKVAELLHAIKHKTVTLDSIRHTPQPLCKSPTAPQPGPTAAPPSGESDRQLNAGPPSPPPPEAPAEQRRVSGDGPRAKEPAPPPPLEKPKPSEGPSAKKNPSLLSSIRPPLSMKDGPHSLNGKTKPWESVTAEEFAQQFHESVLQSTQKALQKHKGAAAILAEPSHKLDTSVHYNIPELQAPPGRQPPAQANGQHCPLPPRREELSDEEDSGDEEDEEEDEEVQSPRWQGIEAIFEAYQEYMEEQSIERQVLQSQCRRLEAHHYSLSLTAEQLSHSMGELMAQKQRLASEREKVQAELDHFRKCLTLPLAQGSRGYFKGYPSR
- the gse1b gene encoding genetic suppressor element 1 isoform X5, with protein sequence MYWLKRPYQCDSRRVPQDWDASYDLEQRVSTGSRHCDATDSDSSTFSDNDNASDRELDFIGRAGASKEKSFRLSGYRDGAGKNCGVSVKNSPDSQRLLRCTAQDSLKSDGTSSPRGSAQMINHASLSAASLVSPHDRQPLRRYDTPPADATMQDNGIIIRNKHWMPEGIAKHLDLLQQAADGSRYLLGRKNHMAADAVDACSPAGVARKKSEGAGHSSSDSDSDEINITSEDDLDVFDNGSRTEGGGARSRCPGTQRSPGPKARGGSGAVEECVCYICGSRLSQCGQFRVYVQKQERAVDEPFFPFLWLHNAPPEAAPLSPGGGTLVCATCHASLIQQWQGFELASVPVLQRLYVVPLNASAVGTSPHSGGSQGAPEPSSEACFLCGQECGSDMRVACVQAGVGKARGTMHFPFIGLLPRPPNARGVRDGQVHCCAVCHSILEDLWAAYRLCLSEELIASVGPFLGRYHQVISMDPPRSGPRTGLACVCYLCGAKLDAGGEFQLSVNPPGRRGEREPFFPFLTVQPPAPHAKPVDPTGLVSTCALCYHDLRAQWALHEGRLDQPASSPWSRQYSCDTFVCFFCRQERRRCLGLREVQVARLPVFLYAPRGGRTLVVDDGKKLIIGSCVDCKAMVLAGQAMSQNSLLGISSPLAKHKHSSLAPEPVAGCSKTSDSAPQPSAVGGTREEGHASLTGVSSAPSAHSVSETDRADRPPSSMSHEPKSPSLGMISTATRTTATVSPLTPTPLNGSIVPNGSPATQSHSGFAAALRKLAKQAEEPRAGSSISSESSPVSSPATNHSSPVSTPKRGPMGPIIVPPGGHTVPSTPPVVTIAPTKTVNGLWRSESRQADSGPRGASRDRLGTEPALAQEKGGPSVPAHLIGNPYAFGLAPGSVVQDSRFQPLNLPRQISHVAPPGGVPEEYLRSFRPYATAEELRMPSLPLGLDPATAAAAAAAYYHPSYLPHPSFSAYRMDDSFCLSSLRSPFYPLAAGGALPTLHHSAMHMHLPGMRYPGDLAALQSERLQMEDELRLREREREREREKEREREAEREREREREREREREKELEREREREREREREREREREREAERLKERAREKELQASKAMESHYLTDLHSVRGPAEDRAKASERLTPNRSDKTKEALLPAPKPVQPPLHPALAAAHHAMPGLLSAHGAYLGPGGAASGALAAAMMLQRANEEERWLARQRKLRQEKEDRQYQVSEFRQQLLEQHLDLGRPGEGADPRAEGHRPLTNHHDSGSRDVLPHLGAPPPLISPKPLAPPTTLWNPASLIDTASDSRRNHESLGLGNFDLSRPPLSLSKLEHPEKADDGGKRKEGAEKGVSIRGPGIPESGTFLAELERSAQTFLSQQRAPLSLHSQYADLSGPHKPGGPPRGLQGPPRPGVDPMLVYDEFLQQHRRLVSKLDLEERKRREAKEKGYYYDLDDSYDESDEEEVRAHLRRVAEQPPLKLDDSSEKLEFLHMFGLTTRSHRDELLQQKRRKRRRMLRERSHSPPAVQIKRPAPSVPPLSTRFTAEQMNSAPELEDKKKFLTMFSLSHVNIQQRRDNEKVAELLHAIKHKTVTLDSIRHTPQPLCKSPTAPQPGPTAAPPSGESDRQLNAGPPSPPPPEAPAEQRRVSGDGPRAKEPAPPPPLEKPKPSEGPSAKKNPSLLSSIRPPLSMKDGPHSLNGKTKPWESVTAEEFAQQFHESVLQSTQKALQKHKGAAAILAEPSHKLDTSVHYNIPELQAPPGRQPPAQANGQHCPLPPRREELSDEEDSGDEEDEEEDEEVQSPRWQGIEAIFEAYQEYMEEQSIERQVLQSQCRRLEAHHYSLSLTAEQLSHSMGELMAQKQRLASEREKVQAELDHFRKCLTLPLAQGSRGYFKGYPSR